One window of the Allosaccharopolyspora coralli genome contains the following:
- a CDS encoding GNAT family N-acetyltransferase, giving the protein MADAEVRVAGSADTPEIARIQVSTWRSAYADVLPVEVLDSMDPAEAREQWEEAVGGDSAHVLLAAEGGWTVGFCAAGWAPEQEVAAADGTAPDDAGATALVSALVVEPRWGRRGHGGRLMGEMAQRLHQHGATRGIVWLPEADEASRAFFHSVGWAPDGTMRTLDAGGRPVREMRFTGSLELHFVQ; this is encoded by the coding sequence ATGGCCGATGCCGAGGTGCGGGTCGCCGGTTCCGCCGACACCCCCGAGATCGCGCGTATCCAGGTGAGCACCTGGCGCAGCGCCTACGCCGACGTCCTGCCCGTCGAGGTCCTCGACTCGATGGACCCTGCCGAGGCGCGAGAGCAGTGGGAGGAAGCCGTCGGAGGCGACTCCGCCCACGTGCTCCTCGCCGCCGAAGGAGGCTGGACTGTCGGCTTCTGCGCCGCCGGGTGGGCTCCCGAGCAGGAGGTCGCCGCCGCCGACGGGACCGCACCGGACGACGCGGGCGCGACCGCGCTGGTCAGCGCGCTCGTCGTCGAACCGCGCTGGGGTCGGCGGGGACACGGTGGGCGGCTCATGGGCGAGATGGCGCAACGGCTGCATCAGCACGGCGCGACGCGCGGGATCGTGTGGCTACCCGAGGCGGACGAGGCCTCGCGCGCGTTCTTCCACAGCGTCGGCTGGGCGCCCGACGGCACAATGCGCACTCTCGACGCCGGAGGCCGTCCGGTCCGGGAGATGCGATTCACCGGCAGCCTCGAACTCCACTTCGTGCAGTAA
- a CDS encoding VTT domain-containing protein has product MLSILGLLSTAFGMSIASALVPLISIEVVVIGMVLQSPTLPWWLLAVVVTVGQVGGKLLYYYSAKGVIRLPAFMQRKGSRSGRWHQWLQSFRASCHDRPVWTGAVLLVSAVMSIPPYAATAIIAGWARVSLTTFVTTAFVGRFARFAALALAPGVVVAWL; this is encoded by the coding sequence GTGCTGAGCATTCTGGGCTTGCTCTCGACCGCCTTCGGCATGTCGATCGCCTCGGCACTGGTCCCGTTGATCAGCATCGAGGTCGTCGTCATCGGCATGGTGCTGCAGAGCCCCACACTGCCCTGGTGGCTGCTGGCCGTGGTCGTCACCGTCGGCCAGGTCGGCGGCAAACTGCTGTACTACTACAGCGCGAAGGGCGTCATCCGGCTGCCTGCCTTCATGCAGCGCAAGGGCAGCCGCTCCGGGCGGTGGCACCAGTGGTTGCAGAGCTTCCGCGCGAGTTGCCACGACCGTCCGGTGTGGACAGGCGCGGTGTTGCTGGTGAGCGCGGTGATGAGCATCCCGCCGTACGCCGCGACGGCGATCATCGCCGGGTGGGCCCGGGTGTCGTTGACGACGTTCGTCACGACCGCGTTCGTCGGCCGGTTCGCGCGGTTCGCCGCACTCGCGCTCGCCCCCGGCGTCGTCGTCGCCTGGCTGTAG
- the dapB gene encoding 4-hydroxy-tetrahydrodipicolinate reductase produces MSDTSLLEVAVLGARGRMGSEAVKAVTDATDTEAVAEVDQGDSLQELVTAGARVAVDFTHPDAVLDNVRFCVENGIHLVVGTSGLGESQLDQVRGWLRDRPEVGVLVVPNFAIGAVLSMKFAETAARFFDSVEIVELHHPKKADAPSGTAARTAQVVAQARADAGVGPSPDATTKDPDGARGAQVDGVNVHSVRLAGLVAHQEVLLGTEGETLTVRHDSYHRSSFMPGVLAAVRAVGSRPGLTVGLDKVLGL; encoded by the coding sequence GTGAGCGACACCAGTCTCCTCGAGGTCGCCGTCCTCGGCGCCCGCGGCCGCATGGGCTCCGAAGCGGTCAAAGCCGTCACGGACGCCACCGACACCGAGGCCGTCGCCGAGGTCGACCAGGGCGACTCGTTGCAGGAGCTCGTCACCGCCGGCGCCCGCGTCGCGGTCGACTTCACCCATCCCGACGCGGTGCTGGACAACGTGCGGTTCTGTGTGGAGAACGGCATCCACCTCGTCGTCGGCACCAGCGGCCTCGGCGAGTCGCAGCTCGACCAGGTGCGCGGGTGGCTGCGGGACCGCCCCGAGGTCGGGGTGCTCGTCGTTCCGAACTTCGCGATCGGCGCGGTGCTGTCGATGAAGTTCGCCGAGACCGCGGCCCGGTTCTTCGACTCCGTCGAGATCGTGGAACTCCACCACCCGAAGAAGGCCGACGCCCCGTCCGGTACCGCCGCGCGCACCGCTCAGGTCGTCGCGCAGGCGCGCGCCGACGCGGGCGTGGGCCCGTCGCCGGACGCCACCACGAAGGACCCCGACGGCGCCAGGGGAGCGCAGGTCGACGGGGTCAACGTGCATTCGGTCCGGCTGGCCGGGCTCGTGGCGCACCAGGAGGTGCTGCTCGGCACCGAGGGCGAGACGCTGACCGTCCGGCACGACTCCTACCACCGCAGCTCGTTCATGCCCGGTGTGCTCGCCGCGGTGCGTGCCGTCGGCTCCCGTCCGGGCCTGACCGTCGGGCTCGACAAGGTCCTGGGGCTGTGA
- a CDS encoding M16 family metallopeptidase → MGQRNARAAGHLQRPGTTKTLGGTGGQALRRTVLPGGLRVVTEPVAGVRSASVGLWVGVGSRDEKRVQAGSAHYLEHLLFKGTQKRTAVDIAEQMDAVGGELNAFTNKEHTCFYAHVLDEDLSLAVDLICDVVFDAVNAASDVETERGVVLEEISMRDDDPEDVLHELFTTAVLGDHPLGRSVLGSEESIEGMTRARVHGFYRRSYQLPNMVLAVSGNVDHRTVLRLVRKTLGQRLDGEIEPAAPRAGRARLPKQDSLVLRTDDTEQAHLLLGCRGLDRHDPRRFVLGVLNAALGGGMSSRLFQEVREQRGLAYSVYSATTAFADAGLFCVYAGCQPNRLGDVVDVIREVLAEVAEHGLTEAEVARGRGQLRGALVLGLEDTASRMVRIGKSELNYGRHLSVEQTLDRIAEVTADDVAQLAGDLLRRPLTATVVGPYADRAALPDQLHRLNRKDATT, encoded by the coding sequence ATGGGACAGCGCAACGCTAGGGCGGCCGGGCATCTGCAGCGGCCGGGGACGACCAAGACGCTCGGCGGTACCGGAGGTCAGGCGCTGCGGCGGACCGTGTTGCCTGGAGGACTGCGGGTCGTCACCGAACCCGTTGCCGGCGTCCGCTCCGCCTCGGTCGGGCTGTGGGTGGGTGTCGGGTCTCGCGACGAGAAGCGAGTCCAGGCCGGGTCGGCGCACTACCTCGAACATCTCCTGTTCAAGGGAACGCAGAAGCGCACCGCCGTCGACATCGCCGAACAGATGGACGCCGTCGGTGGCGAGCTCAACGCGTTCACCAACAAGGAACACACCTGCTTCTACGCGCACGTCCTCGACGAGGACCTGTCGCTGGCCGTCGACCTGATCTGCGACGTCGTCTTCGACGCCGTCAACGCGGCCTCCGACGTGGAGACCGAACGCGGCGTCGTGCTCGAAGAGATCTCGATGCGCGACGACGACCCCGAGGACGTGCTGCACGAACTGTTCACGACCGCCGTCCTCGGTGACCATCCGCTCGGACGGTCCGTGCTCGGTTCCGAGGAATCCATCGAGGGCATGACCCGCGCTCGGGTGCACGGCTTCTACCGCCGGAGCTACCAGCTGCCGAACATGGTGCTCGCGGTGTCCGGCAACGTCGACCACCGCACGGTGCTGCGCCTGGTCCGTAAAACCCTCGGCCAACGCCTCGACGGCGAGATCGAGCCTGCCGCGCCCCGCGCGGGCCGCGCGCGGCTGCCGAAGCAGGACTCACTCGTGCTGCGCACCGACGACACCGAACAGGCGCACTTGCTGCTCGGCTGCCGTGGGCTTGACCGGCACGATCCGCGCCGGTTCGTGCTCGGCGTGCTCAACGCAGCGCTCGGCGGTGGCATGAGCTCGCGGCTGTTCCAGGAGGTCCGTGAACAACGCGGTCTCGCGTACTCGGTGTATTCGGCGACGACGGCGTTCGCCGACGCCGGCCTGTTCTGCGTCTACGCGGGTTGCCAACCGAACCGGCTCGGCGACGTGGTCGACGTGATCCGCGAGGTCCTCGCCGAGGTGGCCGAACACGGACTCACCGAGGCCGAGGTCGCACGCGGCCGAGGTCAGCTGCGCGGCGCGCTCGTGCTCGGCTTGGAGGACACGGCCTCGCGCATGGTGCGTATCGGCAAGAGCGAGCTCAACTACGGCAGGCATCTCAGCGTCGAGCAGACCCTCGACCGCATCGCCGAGGTCACGGCCGACGATGTGGCGCAGCTCGCGGGTGACCTGCTGCGTCGGCCGCTCACCGCGACCGTCGTCGGGCCGTACGCTGATCGGGCAGCACTGCCGGACCAACTGCATCGCCTCAACCGGAAGGACGCCACCACGTGA
- a CDS encoding polyribonucleotide nucleotidyltransferase: MTEAQSVDEGVFESTAVLDNGAFGSRTVRFETGRLAKQAAGSVVAYLDDDTMLLSATTASKQPKDNLDFFPLTVDVEERMYAAGRIPGSFFRREGRPSTDAILTCRLIDRPLRPSFVDGLRNEVQVVVTVMSLDPKDPYDVLAINGASASTQLSGLPFSGPVGGTRMALIDGQWVAFPTHEQLERAVFDMVVAGRIVGDDVAIMMVEAEATDHTDDLVRSGAQAPTEEIVAAGLEAAKPFIRTLCQAQQSLAAAAGNATADYPVFPAYQDDAYTAVENAVSRELTEALAIPGKQDRDDKTDELKAATLERVGVEEGQAFEGREKEVGAAFRSLTKKLVRQRIIRDQVRIDGRGLTDIRSLSAEVGVVPRAHGSALFERGETQIMGISTLNMLRLEQTIDSLGPETTKRYMHHYNFPPYSTGETGRVGSPKRREIGHGALAERALVPVLPTREEFPYALRQVSEALGSNGSTSMGSVCASTLSLLNAGVPLKAPVAGIAMGLVSDEVDGKTHYVALTDILGAEDAFGDMDFKVAGTKEYVTALQLDTKLDGIPSEVLAQALGQARDARFTILEVMAEAIGSPDEMSPHAPRVTTVQVPVDKIGEVIGPKGKMINTITEETGADISIEDDGTIYVGAADGPSAEAAIDKINAIANPQLPKVGERFLGTVVKTAAFGAFVSLMPGKDGLVHISKLGNGKRIGKVEDVVNVGDKLRVEIADIDSRGKISLVVVDEENAEAGEASAEAPAEAAAE, translated from the coding sequence GTGACCGAAGCACAATCCGTCGACGAGGGCGTGTTCGAGAGCACCGCGGTGCTGGACAACGGCGCCTTCGGCTCGCGCACCGTCCGTTTCGAGACCGGCAGGCTCGCCAAGCAGGCCGCCGGAAGCGTCGTCGCCTACCTGGACGACGACACGATGCTGCTCTCCGCCACCACGGCGTCCAAGCAGCCCAAGGACAACCTCGACTTCTTCCCGCTGACGGTCGACGTCGAAGAGCGAATGTACGCCGCGGGCCGCATTCCCGGCTCGTTCTTCCGCCGTGAGGGTCGCCCGAGCACCGACGCGATCTTGACCTGCCGGCTCATCGACCGGCCGCTGCGTCCGTCGTTCGTCGACGGTCTGCGCAACGAGGTCCAGGTCGTCGTCACCGTGATGAGCCTCGACCCCAAGGACCCGTACGACGTCCTGGCCATCAACGGCGCCTCGGCGTCGACTCAGCTGTCCGGCCTGCCGTTCTCCGGCCCTGTCGGCGGCACCCGGATGGCGCTCATCGACGGCCAGTGGGTCGCCTTCCCCACCCACGAGCAGCTCGAGCGTGCGGTGTTCGACATGGTCGTCGCCGGCCGCATCGTCGGTGACGACGTCGCCATCATGATGGTCGAGGCCGAGGCCACCGACCACACCGACGACCTGGTTCGTTCCGGTGCGCAGGCCCCCACGGAAGAGATCGTGGCCGCCGGACTCGAGGCCGCGAAGCCGTTCATCCGCACCCTGTGCCAGGCCCAGCAGTCGCTGGCCGCTGCCGCGGGCAACGCGACCGCCGACTACCCGGTGTTCCCCGCCTACCAGGACGACGCCTACACCGCCGTCGAGAACGCCGTCTCCCGCGAGCTCACCGAGGCGCTGGCGATCCCCGGCAAGCAGGACCGCGACGACAAGACCGACGAGCTCAAGGCGGCCACGCTGGAGCGGGTCGGTGTCGAGGAAGGCCAGGCGTTCGAGGGCCGCGAGAAGGAGGTCGGCGCCGCGTTCCGCTCGCTGACCAAGAAGCTCGTCCGGCAGCGGATCATCCGTGACCAGGTCCGTATCGACGGCCGCGGCCTGACCGACATCCGCAGCCTCTCCGCCGAGGTCGGCGTGGTGCCGCGTGCCCACGGCTCCGCCCTGTTCGAGCGCGGCGAGACCCAGATCATGGGGATCTCCACGCTGAACATGCTGCGCCTGGAGCAGACCATCGACAGCCTCGGTCCGGAAACGACCAAGCGCTACATGCACCACTACAACTTCCCGCCGTATTCGACCGGGGAGACCGGCCGGGTCGGCAGCCCGAAGCGCCGCGAGATCGGCCACGGCGCACTCGCCGAGCGTGCGCTCGTCCCGGTGCTGCCTACGCGTGAGGAGTTCCCGTACGCGTTGCGTCAGGTCTCCGAGGCGCTGGGTTCCAACGGCTCCACCTCGATGGGTTCCGTCTGCGCCTCCACGTTGTCGCTGCTCAACGCCGGTGTCCCGCTGAAGGCGCCGGTCGCGGGGATCGCCATGGGCCTGGTCTCCGACGAGGTCGACGGCAAGACCCACTACGTCGCGCTGACCGACATCCTCGGCGCCGAGGACGCGTTCGGTGACATGGACTTCAAGGTCGCGGGCACCAAGGAGTACGTCACCGCGCTGCAGCTCGACACCAAGCTCGACGGCATCCCGTCCGAGGTGCTCGCCCAGGCGCTCGGCCAGGCGCGCGACGCCCGGTTCACCATCCTCGAGGTGATGGCCGAGGCCATCGGCTCGCCGGACGAGATGAGCCCGCACGCCCCGCGCGTGACCACGGTGCAGGTCCCGGTCGACAAGATCGGCGAGGTCATCGGGCCGAAGGGCAAGATGATCAACACGATCACCGAGGAGACCGGCGCGGACATCAGCATCGAGGACGACGGCACCATCTATGTCGGTGCCGCCGACGGCCCGTCCGCCGAGGCCGCGATCGACAAGATCAACGCCATCGCGAACCCGCAGCTGCCCAAGGTCGGCGAGCGGTTCCTCGGCACCGTGGTCAAGACCGCCGCGTTCGGTGCCTTCGTCTCGCTGATGCCCGGCAAGGACGGCCTCGTCCACATCTCCAAGCTCGGCAACGGCAAGCGGATCGGCAAGGTCGAGGACGTCGTCAACGTCGGCGACAAGCTGCGTGTCGAGATCGCCGACATCGACAGCCGCGGCAAGATCAGCCTCGTCGTCGTCGACGAGGAGAACGCGGAGGCGGGTGAGGCTTCGGCAGAGGCACCTGCCGAGGCTGCTGCTGAGTGA
- the rpsO gene encoding 30S ribosomal protein S15, with translation MALSTDEKKQILSDYGLHETDTGSAEAQVALLTNRISGLTEHLKTHKHDHHSRRGLLLMVGRRRRLLNYLTKVDIERYRSLIQRLGLRR, from the coding sequence GTGGCTCTCTCCACTGATGAGAAGAAGCAGATCCTGTCCGACTACGGCTTGCACGAGACGGACACCGGTTCGGCCGAGGCCCAGGTGGCCCTGCTGACCAATCGGATCTCCGGCCTGACCGAGCACCTGAAGACGCACAAGCACGACCACCATTCGCGTCGTGGCCTGCTGCTGATGGTCGGTCGCCGTCGCCGGCTGCTCAACTACCTGACGAAGGTGGACATCGAGCGTTACCGTTCGCTGATCCAGCGACTCGGCCTGCGCCGTTGA
- a CDS encoding 2'-5' RNA ligase family protein, with the protein MRLFTAVWPSREALDHLDEWLGELDRARLDPATAGATGFRLIPRERRHLTLAFHGDDSDPEWHSDRLDRRMARVVRKEPEVFAPRLRLRGCGFFSGVLWLGVEFAAEDDAGSLRRLVRLAGADPGKYRAHLTLARWSAGATDKPALRGLFETYAGPWWGADELSLIASEVDGGTRTYRTVHRVSVPG; encoded by the coding sequence GTGCGGTTGTTCACGGCGGTGTGGCCCTCGCGGGAGGCGTTGGATCACCTAGACGAGTGGCTCGGTGAGCTCGACCGTGCACGGCTCGACCCGGCCACGGCGGGCGCGACCGGGTTTCGGCTGATTCCGCGCGAGCGCAGGCACCTGACGCTCGCGTTCCACGGTGACGACAGTGATCCCGAGTGGCACTCCGACCGGCTGGATCGCCGGATGGCGCGGGTCGTCCGCAAGGAACCGGAAGTCTTCGCTCCCCGGCTGCGGCTACGCGGGTGCGGCTTCTTCAGCGGCGTGCTGTGGCTCGGCGTCGAGTTCGCAGCCGAGGACGACGCCGGTTCGCTGCGCCGACTGGTCCGTCTCGCGGGCGCGGACCCGGGCAAGTACCGGGCGCACCTCACACTCGCCCGCTGGTCGGCGGGCGCGACGGACAAACCCGCGCTGCGCGGATTGTTCGAGACCTACGCAGGGCCGTGGTGGGGCGCGGATGAACTCAGCCTCATCGCCAGTGAAGTCGATGGCGGCACTCGGACGTACCGGACGGTGCATCGGGTCTCCGTGCCCGGGTGA
- a CDS encoding helix-turn-helix domain-containing protein gives MEERKIVQRNLELQRQWYGEPLGDRVRRLVVAFRISQAQLSEVLGISAPMLSQVMSGRRAKIGNPSVLARLVMLERKVLIPGVAAGENDAIHQALEDVRYSKPSVGRDTLPVIHANGEETAWPVLREVARPSELEAAASLIDGKYPGLAELLRRAAAGDG, from the coding sequence GTGGAGGAACGCAAGATCGTCCAGCGAAACCTGGAACTGCAGCGTCAGTGGTACGGCGAACCGCTGGGCGACCGGGTGCGTCGGCTGGTCGTCGCGTTCCGCATCTCGCAGGCCCAGCTCTCCGAGGTGCTCGGGATCAGCGCGCCGATGCTCAGCCAGGTGATGAGCGGTCGTCGCGCCAAAATCGGCAACCCGTCGGTGCTGGCCCGGCTCGTCATGCTCGAACGCAAGGTCCTGATTCCGGGGGTGGCTGCGGGGGAGAACGACGCCATCCATCAAGCCCTGGAGGACGTGCGGTACTCGAAGCCGAGCGTGGGGCGGGACACGTTGCCGGTGATCCACGCGAACGGTGAGGAGACGGCGTGGCCGGTCCTGCGGGAGGTCGCGCGGCCGAGCGAACTGGAGGCCGCGGCCTCGCTCATCGACGGCAAGTACCCGGGTCTGGCCGAACTGCTCCGCCGCGCCGCCGCCGGCGACGGCTGA
- a CDS encoding bifunctional riboflavin kinase/FAD synthetase, which yields MQRWRGVEQIPGGWGRCVVTIGVFDGVHRGHQELIGHAVRLARRRDLPCVLLTFDPHPTEVVRPGSHPAQLTTLRRRAALVEKLGVDVFCVLPFTPDLSRLPPDEFVHEILVEKLHAAVVVVGENFAFGHKAAGTIELLRSLGSRYGFDAESDPLLSGPVESAAGEQSVTFSSTYIRACIDAGDVQAASEALGRKHRLEGIVVRGAGRGGSELGYPTANLDTPKFAAIPADGIYACWFTHRRRGSSDPGKTLRAAVSVGSNPTFSGTERTIEAFVLDVDTDFYGEYVELDFVDRLRGQVRYDEVADLVRQMHDDVERTRAILDADR from the coding sequence GTGCAGCGATGGCGCGGTGTGGAGCAGATCCCCGGTGGCTGGGGCCGGTGTGTCGTGACGATCGGCGTGTTCGACGGCGTCCACCGGGGACATCAGGAGTTGATCGGGCACGCCGTCCGGCTGGCTCGCCGGCGCGACCTGCCGTGTGTGCTGCTCACCTTCGATCCGCACCCCACCGAGGTCGTCCGCCCGGGCAGCCATCCCGCTCAGCTCACCACGCTGCGCCGCCGGGCGGCGTTGGTGGAGAAACTCGGCGTCGACGTGTTCTGCGTCCTGCCGTTCACCCCGGACCTGTCGCGGCTGCCCCCGGACGAGTTCGTGCACGAGATCCTCGTCGAGAAGCTGCACGCCGCGGTCGTCGTCGTCGGGGAGAACTTCGCGTTCGGGCACAAGGCGGCGGGCACCATCGAACTGCTGCGCAGCCTGGGTTCGCGGTACGGGTTCGATGCGGAGTCCGACCCGCTGTTGTCCGGCCCGGTCGAGAGCGCAGCGGGCGAGCAGTCCGTGACGTTCTCGTCGACCTACATCCGGGCCTGCATCGACGCGGGCGACGTGCAGGCCGCGTCCGAAGCGCTCGGCCGCAAGCATCGGCTCGAGGGCATCGTGGTCCGTGGTGCCGGACGTGGCGGCAGCGAGCTCGGCTATCCGACCGCGAACCTGGACACCCCGAAGTTCGCCGCGATCCCCGCCGACGGGATCTACGCCTGCTGGTTCACGCACCGCAGGCGCGGGTCGAGCGATCCGGGCAAGACTCTGCGGGCGGCCGTGTCCGTGGGCAGCAATCCGACGTTCTCCGGCACCGAGCGCACGATCGAGGCGTTCGTCCTCGACGTCGACACCGACTTCTACGGGGAGTACGTCGAGCTCGACTTCGTCGACCGGCTGCGTGGTCAGGTCCGCTACGACGAGGTCGCCGATCTGGTCCGGCAGATGCACGACGACGTCGAGCGGACCCGCGCGATCCTGGACGCCGACCGGTGA
- a CDS encoding DUF4232 domain-containing protein, protein MTLARKCTVYVATIVASGAALSGCLPNENAAPPPAPPQETVTKVVEEPPAQDTSTEDSEHSGDAGSADDSADTGTADGSGSDTAGEQPVIEDDEHVLHPCPADALDTVWDSAEYPEGRGDGYLTVGNVSAQPCTLDGYPQLTLYDDETPRPTTTVGDQLPAPRYLTLRPGERAGASVTWWTLPYEGTDRGCVSAPTMIGVRGSDNQDSSAHVNARGGTTSQDGPLNPCQDGTLHVSGWESLAR, encoded by the coding sequence ATGACCCTCGCCCGGAAGTGCACCGTGTACGTCGCTACCATCGTGGCGTCGGGAGCGGCATTGAGCGGCTGCCTCCCGAACGAGAACGCCGCACCGCCACCCGCGCCGCCGCAGGAAACCGTGACGAAGGTCGTCGAGGAACCGCCCGCTCAGGACACGTCTACCGAGGACTCGGAGCACAGTGGCGACGCAGGGTCCGCCGACGACTCCGCGGATACCGGGACAGCCGATGGCTCCGGCTCGGACACGGCTGGCGAACAGCCGGTCATCGAGGACGACGAGCACGTGCTCCACCCGTGTCCGGCCGACGCGTTGGACACCGTGTGGGACTCCGCCGAGTACCCGGAGGGCCGCGGCGACGGTTACCTCACGGTGGGGAACGTGAGTGCGCAGCCCTGCACTCTCGACGGGTACCCGCAGCTCACGCTCTACGACGACGAGACCCCGAGGCCGACCACGACGGTCGGCGACCAGCTGCCCGCCCCGCGATACCTCACGCTACGTCCGGGTGAGCGGGCGGGTGCCTCCGTGACCTGGTGGACGCTGCCCTACGAAGGCACCGATCGAGGGTGTGTGTCCGCGCCGACCATGATCGGCGTCCGAGGCTCCGACAACCAGGACTCGAGCGCACACGTCAACGCCCGTGGCGGCACGACGTCCCAGGACGGGCCGCTGAACCCCTGCCAGGACGGAACGCTGCACGTCTCCGGGTGGGAGAGCCTCGCGCGGTGA
- the truB gene encoding tRNA pseudouridine(55) synthase TruB, with protein sequence MSGSPRSAVLPGLLVVDKPSGMTSHDVVSRVRRIMGTRKVGHAGTLDPMATGVLVLGLERATKLLGHLALDTKAYLATVRLGSATSTDDAEGEVLSSTDASGVADEAVYSGIAELTGELEQVPSAVSAVKVNGRRAYELARSGESVELAARPVTVSRFDALALRRGDETVEIDALVECSSGTYVRALARDLGEALGVGGHLGELRRTRVGPFGLGTAHTLERLEERPELSMGLDDAVATAFPRVDVDAAAVTALLHGRTIPAANVLGTYGVFGPDGSPVVLAKDGGRTAKSVLVLKP encoded by the coding sequence GTGTCTGGTTCTCCGCGCTCCGCTGTCTTGCCCGGTCTGCTGGTCGTCGACAAGCCTTCCGGGATGACCTCGCACGACGTCGTGTCCCGTGTCCGTCGCATCATGGGCACCCGCAAGGTCGGCCATGCCGGAACGTTGGACCCGATGGCCACGGGCGTGCTCGTGCTCGGTTTGGAGCGCGCGACGAAGCTGCTCGGGCATCTGGCTCTGGACACCAAGGCCTACCTGGCGACGGTCCGGCTCGGGTCGGCCACGAGCACCGACGACGCCGAAGGCGAGGTCCTGTCGAGCACGGATGCCTCGGGCGTCGCCGACGAGGCCGTGTACTCCGGTATCGCCGAATTGACGGGTGAACTCGAGCAGGTGCCGAGTGCGGTGAGCGCGGTGAAGGTCAACGGTCGGCGTGCTTACGAACTGGCGCGTTCCGGGGAGAGTGTCGAGTTGGCCGCGCGGCCGGTCACCGTCTCGCGTTTCGATGCGCTGGCGCTGCGTCGGGGCGACGAGACGGTCGAGATCGACGCGCTCGTGGAGTGCAGTTCCGGGACCTACGTCCGGGCGCTCGCGCGGGACCTCGGGGAGGCGCTCGGCGTGGGAGGTCATCTCGGCGAGCTGCGCCGCACCCGGGTCGGCCCGTTCGGGCTCGGCACGGCACACACCCTGGAACGTCTCGAAGAGCGGCCGGAGCTGTCGATGGGGCTCGACGACGCGGTGGCCACCGCGTTCCCCCGGGTCGATGTCGACGCCGCCGCGGTGACCGCGTTGCTGCACGGCAGGACGATTCCGGCGGCGAACGTCCTGGGGACGTACGGGGTCTTCGGCCCGGACGGATCGCCGGTCGTGCTGGCCAAGGACGGCGGCCGGACCGCGAAGTCCGTCCTCGTGCTCAAGCCGTGA